The following proteins are co-located in the uncultured Propionivibrio sp. genome:
- the citX gene encoding citrate lyase holo-[acyl-carrier protein] synthase has protein sequence MNSLLDAREQRQAALLDVLRDGPEALVFVSLNIAGRDKWPDGAEVLFAWALSQTLAACAQSSPAVLAHDALGSYAIVVGTAALELKRRMVSIESADAAARLVDLDVYDASGMQIGRQELGLAPRTCLLCADPAVDCMRAKRHPVEEVIARTHELLSNFRA, from the coding sequence GTGAATAGTCTCCTTGACGCCCGCGAGCAGCGCCAGGCGGCGCTACTCGATGTCCTGCGCGACGGCCCGGAGGCACTGGTCTTCGTTTCGCTGAACATCGCCGGACGAGACAAATGGCCGGACGGCGCCGAGGTGCTGTTTGCCTGGGCGCTAAGCCAGACGCTGGCGGCCTGCGCGCAGTCGTCGCCGGCAGTTCTTGCGCACGACGCGCTTGGCAGCTATGCCATTGTTGTTGGTACGGCGGCGCTTGAACTCAAGCGTCGCATGGTGTCGATCGAGTCGGCGGATGCAGCTGCGCGACTGGTCGACCTCGATGTCTATGATGCTTCCGGCATGCAAATCGGACGACAGGAACTCGGTCTGGCACCGCGAACCTGCCTCCTCTGTGCCGACCCCGCGGTCGATTGCATGCGGGCCAAACGGCATCCTGTGGAAGAAGTGATTGCAAGAACCCATGAACTCCTCTCGAATTTCCGCGCTTGA
- a CDS encoding triphosphoribosyl-dephospho-CoA synthase translates to MNSSRISALERLAAGLVEGARRELMLTPKPGLVDCRNTGSHPDLSLTLMEASIDIVADFVSATVASLIRGEPFECQKNLGIAAEQRLYAELGTNTHKGFIFLAGMLLIARWHTDGDDETRLRETLSQLSIRFFRTAPVVASNGQRVREAYQAQGIVGETAAGMPALFDVAMPAFRAAMRRHGDVERASFAMMARLMQCVEDTTTLHRVGPLGLHRLKKDGQRLERLIADGGDYLSCLEALDHDYIRMNMTMGGVADMIGMSFGVLLACGELDRSNAAETSVQRVAMVG, encoded by the coding sequence ATGAACTCCTCTCGAATTTCCGCGCTTGAACGTCTGGCGGCCGGCCTCGTCGAAGGCGCGCGTCGCGAACTCATGCTGACGCCGAAGCCCGGTCTCGTCGATTGTCGCAACACCGGGTCGCATCCCGATCTGTCGCTGACGCTGATGGAAGCGTCGATCGACATCGTCGCCGATTTCGTCTCGGCGACGGTCGCCTCGCTGATCCGCGGCGAACCGTTCGAATGCCAGAAGAATCTCGGCATCGCGGCCGAGCAACGGCTCTACGCGGAACTCGGCACCAATACGCACAAGGGCTTCATTTTTCTCGCCGGCATGCTGCTGATCGCGCGCTGGCACACCGATGGCGACGACGAAACGCGGCTGCGCGAGACGCTGTCGCAACTGTCGATCCGCTTTTTCCGGACGGCGCCGGTCGTCGCCAGCAACGGCCAGCGTGTGCGCGAGGCGTATCAGGCGCAAGGCATCGTCGGCGAAACCGCGGCCGGCATGCCGGCCTTGTTCGACGTGGCCATGCCGGCGTTCCGGGCAGCGATGCGGCGGCACGGCGATGTCGAGCGGGCGAGTTTCGCGATGATGGCGCGGCTGATGCAATGCGTCGAGGATACGACGACGCTCCATCGCGTCGGTCCGCTCGGATTGCACCGGCTCAAGAAAGACGGTCAGCGGCTCGAACGACTGATTGCCGATGGCGGCGATTACCTGTCCTGCCTCGAGGCGCTCGACCACGATTACATCCGCATGAACATGACGATGGGTGGCGTTGCCGACATGATCGGCATGAGCTTCGGCGTTCTGCTGGCATGCGGAGAGCTCGATCGCTCCAATGCCGCTGAGACAAGCGTTCAGCGGGTCGCCATGGTCGGCTGA
- a CDS encoding trimeric intracellular cation channel family protein, translating to MDLLKFIEIIGVFASALAGLFEARRRDMDLVGLFVVALVAAFGGGTLRDLLLNRTPLFWIEHDGYAMAILGLSLIFALFPVTRRFPPSALLIADALGLGFFSVAGAGYALELGSSLFIAAFMGTITGTFGGVLRDILCNELPSLFQRSHLYATCAFIGCYVYFALLYLAVPGDMAVWLTIVGITAFRLAAVRWNWVLPVSR from the coding sequence ATGGATCTGCTCAAATTCATCGAGATTATCGGCGTCTTCGCCTCGGCGCTGGCGGGACTGTTCGAGGCGCGGCGACGCGACATGGATCTGGTCGGTCTGTTCGTCGTCGCGTTGGTGGCGGCCTTCGGCGGCGGGACGCTGCGTGATCTGCTGCTGAACCGCACGCCGCTGTTCTGGATCGAGCACGACGGCTATGCCATGGCGATTCTTGGCCTGTCGCTGATCTTTGCGCTATTTCCCGTAACCCGGCGTTTTCCGCCAAGTGCGCTGCTGATCGCCGATGCGCTCGGACTCGGCTTTTTCAGCGTGGCGGGGGCCGGTTATGCGCTGGAACTGGGTTCTTCGCTCTTCATTGCCGCTTTCATGGGGACGATTACCGGCACCTTCGGTGGCGTCCTGCGCGACATCCTGTGCAACGAGTTGCCGTCCCTGTTCCAGCGTTCACACCTGTACGCGACCTGTGCCTTCATTGGGTGCTACGTCTATTTCGCGCTTCTCTATCTGGCGGTGCCGGGTGATATGGCGGTCTGGCTGACGATTGTTGGCATCACCGCGTTTCGTCTGGCGGCCGTCCGCTGGAATTGGGTGCTGCCCGTGTCACGGTAG
- a CDS encoding substrate-binding domain-containing protein produces MNKLFSRLALALASGLLAASALAANITVMSSGGFYSAMEELAPVFEKASGHKVILVSGSSMGSSPTAIPARMQRGEPADLIMLASTELDKLIGQGLAVKSSRVDLVHSKIGMVVRAGAPKPDISTKAAFEKVLLDAKSIGYSASASGVHLVKEVFPRLGIAEYHAVMGKSKEVVKDRVATWVARGDLEIGFQQVSELLPIPGVDFVGPIPAPYQKVTIFSAGVAKGSKEPEAAQALVKFLTSKDAYPIIEKQGLEPAAVAEAGQKAKK; encoded by the coding sequence ATGAACAAACTGTTTTCCAGACTGGCGCTGGCACTCGCCTCCGGATTGCTCGCCGCGAGCGCGCTGGCGGCCAATATCACCGTCATGAGCTCGGGCGGTTTCTACTCGGCGATGGAGGAACTCGCGCCGGTCTTCGAAAAGGCGAGCGGCCACAAGGTCATCCTCGTCTCCGGATCGTCGATGGGCTCCTCGCCGACCGCGATTCCAGCGCGCATGCAGCGGGGCGAACCGGCCGACCTGATCATGCTGGCGAGCACCGAGCTCGACAAGCTGATCGGCCAGGGACTGGCGGTCAAAAGTAGCCGCGTCGACCTCGTGCATTCGAAGATCGGCATGGTCGTCCGCGCCGGCGCGCCGAAACCGGACATCAGCACCAAAGCGGCCTTCGAGAAAGTCCTGCTCGACGCCAAGTCGATCGGCTACTCGGCGAGCGCCAGCGGCGTGCATCTCGTCAAGGAAGTCTTCCCTCGCCTCGGCATCGCCGAATACCACGCTGTCATGGGCAAGTCCAAGGAAGTGGTGAAGGACCGCGTCGCCACTTGGGTCGCCCGCGGCGACCTTGAAATCGGCTTCCAGCAGGTCAGCGAGTTGCTGCCGATTCCCGGCGTCGATTTCGTCGGCCCGATCCCGGCGCCGTATCAGAAAGTCACGATCTTCTCGGCCGGTGTCGCCAAGGGATCGAAGGAACCTGAAGCCGCCCAGGCGCTCGTCAAGTTCCTCACCTCAAAAGATGCGTATCCGATCATCGAAAAACAGGGACTCGAACCCGCTGCCGTCGCCGAAGCCGGCCAGAAGGCCAAAAAGTAG